The sequence below is a genomic window from Actinomycetes bacterium.
GATTCACGCCGCCATGACGGGTCACGCGACGGTGAACATCACGTCCCGGCCGACGGACTTCCATACACCGCCCGCGCCGATCGACGACCGTATGCTCCGGCTCCTCGCCGACCCGCTGCGGGCGCAGCTCGTCACACTGCTGGCGGCCGAGCAGCTGTGCACCTGCCACCTCGCCGACGCGACGGGGTCCCTCCCGTCAGCTGTGTCGAACCAGCTGCGGCACCTCCGTGAGGCGGGCCTCGTCGAGCGAGAGGCAGCCGGGCGGTTCGTCTACTACCGCCTGCGGCCAGAGGTTCTCGCCCAGGTCGGCGCCCAGCTCACTGCACTTGCAGCGTCTGCCCACCTCGCCGAGAAGCGGCCCTGCTGATGCGCAGCTCGCCCGCACTGGGTCGGCGACTGCTCGCCGAGTCGGTGGGGACCGGCCTGCTCGTCACGGTCGTCGTCGGCTCGGGCATCGCCGCGACCAGGCTCAGCCCGCACGACGCCGGGCTGCAGCTGTTCTACAACTCGACCGCGACCATGCTGGGTCTCGCCGTGCTCATCCTGATGATGGGCCCCGTGTCGGGTGCGCACCTCAACCCCGTGGTGTCGGCCGCGGACTGGTGGCTGGGTCGCCGCGCCGGCAGAGGACTGACCGCCGGCGAGGTCGCTGCCTACTCGGTGGCACAGACCGTGGGCGGCGTTGCCGGGGCGTTGCTGGCGAACCTGATGTTCGACGTGCCGCAGGGCCTGTCCGGCACGGACCGTTCGGGGTGGCACCTGTGGGTCGGCGAGGCGGTCGCGACCGCCGGACTGGTGGCTCTGATCCTCGCCCTGGTCCGCACCGGCCGGGGCGCTTGGGCTGCCCCGGCGGTCGGGGCGTACATCGGCGCCGCGTACTGGTTCACGTCGTCGACCAACTTCGCCAACCCGGCCGTGTCGGTCGGCCGGATCTTCTCCGACACGTTCGCCGGGATCGCGCCGTCCTCCCTGCCCGGTTTCGTTGTCGCCCAGCTGGTCGGCGGGGCGGTCGGCGTCGTCCTGGCACGCGCGCTGTACCCGGACGTCGCGACGGCCGCCGATGACGTCGTCGTGCCGGCCCTCCGCTCGACCACGTGATCTCGACAGAGGAGAGGTGCCGTCCATGACCGACAAGCCCAGCGTGCTGTTCGCCTGCGTCGCCAACTCGGGCCGCTCGGTGATCGCCCGTGTGCTCGCCGCCTACTACGGCGAGGACGCGGTCGAGGCGGTCTCCGCCGGCTCCGAGCCCGGCGAGCGCATCCACACCGAG
It includes:
- a CDS encoding metalloregulator ArsR/SmtB family transcription factor, which translates into the protein MLRLLADPLRAQLVTLLAAEQLCTCHLADATGSLPSAVSNQLRHLREAGLVEREAAGRFVYYRLRPEVLAQVGAQLTALAASAHLAEKRPC
- a CDS encoding MIP/aquaporin family protein — protein: MRSSPALGRRLLAESVGTGLLVTVVVGSGIAATRLSPHDAGLQLFYNSTATMLGLAVLILMMGPVSGAHLNPVVSAADWWLGRRAGRGLTAGEVAAYSVAQTVGGVAGALLANLMFDVPQGLSGTDRSGWHLWVGEAVATAGLVALILALVRTGRGAWAAPAVGAYIGAAYWFTSSTNFANPAVSVGRIFSDTFAGIAPSSLPGFVVAQLVGGAVGVVLARALYPDVATAADDVVVPALRSTT